In one Streptomyces sp. NBC_00597 genomic region, the following are encoded:
- a CDS encoding VOC family protein, which yields MSSTLGIKTVLHPVSDLAAAKDVYTALLGVKPQTDEPYYVGFEVGGQHIGLVPGGAAQGMASPVAYWHVPDIEAKLAEVTAAGATVKDAAHDVGGGRLVATFTDPDGNVLGLLQDQ from the coding sequence ATGTCTTCCACCCTCGGCATCAAGACCGTTCTGCACCCCGTCTCCGACCTGGCCGCCGCCAAGGACGTGTACACCGCGCTGCTCGGCGTGAAGCCGCAGACCGACGAGCCGTACTACGTCGGCTTCGAGGTCGGCGGCCAGCACATCGGGCTCGTCCCCGGCGGCGCCGCACAGGGGATGGCCTCTCCGGTCGCGTACTGGCACGTGCCGGACATCGAGGCCAAGCTGGCCGAGGTGACCGCCGCGGGCGCCACCGTGAAGGACGCCGCGCACGACGTCGGCGGCGGGCGCCTCGTGGCCACCTTCACCGACCCCGACGGCAACGTTCTCGGGCTGCTCCAGGACCAGTGA
- a CDS encoding AAA family ATPase: protein MQHGVGGGSAGWGHPGHHPAVPPQPPIPPAQGWPVPVPPAAPPQGPPPGPEATGHIPLPPAVAGTGGATLAVLLIGPAGAGKTTVARHWASTRPVPTAHVSLDDVREWVCSGFADPQAGWNDHSEAQYRLARRTCGFAARNFLANGISCILDDAVFPDRPVVGLGGWKRHVGPALLPVVLLPGLEIVLERNAARSGNRRLSDEEVARIHGRMAGWYGSGLPIIDNSDLDVEATSRALDEALARTLGTPAF, encoded by the coding sequence ATGCAGCACGGAGTGGGGGGCGGTAGCGCGGGCTGGGGGCATCCGGGGCATCATCCGGCCGTGCCCCCGCAACCGCCCATACCCCCTGCACAGGGGTGGCCGGTGCCGGTGCCGCCGGCCGCGCCGCCGCAGGGACCGCCCCCCGGCCCGGAGGCCACGGGGCACATTCCGCTGCCGCCCGCGGTGGCCGGTACCGGCGGGGCCACCCTGGCCGTGCTGCTGATCGGCCCGGCGGGCGCGGGCAAGACCACGGTGGCCCGGCACTGGGCGAGCACCCGGCCGGTGCCCACCGCACACGTGAGCCTCGACGACGTCCGCGAATGGGTGTGCTCGGGCTTCGCCGACCCCCAGGCGGGCTGGAACGACCACTCGGAAGCCCAGTACCGCCTGGCCCGCCGCACCTGCGGCTTCGCCGCCCGCAACTTCCTGGCCAACGGGATCTCCTGCATCCTCGACGACGCCGTCTTCCCGGACCGGCCGGTGGTCGGCCTCGGCGGCTGGAAGCGCCACGTCGGCCCCGCCCTGCTGCCGGTCGTCCTCCTGCCCGGCCTGGAGATCGTCCTGGAGCGCAACGCGGCCCGCTCGGGGAACCGGCGCCTCTCGGACGAGGAGGTCGCCCGGATCCACGGTCGGATGGCGGGCTGGTACGGCTCCGGCCTGCCCATCATCGACAACTCGGACCTGGACGTGGAAGCCACCTCCCGAGCCCTCGACGAAGCCCTCGCCCGCACCCTCGGCACCCCCGCCTTCTAG
- the aroQ gene encoding type II 3-dehydroquinate dehydratase, whose translation MSRKVLVLNGPNLGRLGSREPDVYGATSYTGLVESCRSLGAELGFDVEVRETNDEGELVRWLHEAADGKIPVVINPGAFTHYSYAMRDAAAQRTAPLIEVHISNPYAREEFRHTSVIASVATGTVAGFGIGSYRLALHALADEVAL comes from the coding sequence GTGAGCCGCAAGGTGTTGGTGCTGAACGGCCCGAACCTGGGCCGGCTCGGGTCGCGCGAGCCCGACGTGTACGGGGCCACCTCGTACACCGGGCTCGTGGAGAGCTGCCGCTCGCTGGGCGCGGAACTCGGCTTCGACGTCGAGGTCCGCGAGACCAACGATGAGGGCGAGCTCGTGCGCTGGCTGCACGAGGCGGCGGACGGCAAGATTCCGGTCGTGATCAACCCGGGTGCCTTCACGCACTACTCGTATGCCATGCGGGACGCGGCGGCGCAGCGCACCGCGCCGCTGATCGAGGTGCACATCTCGAACCCGTACGCCCGCGAGGAGTTCCGGCACACGTCGGTCATCGCCTCCGTGGCGACCGGCACGGTGGCGGGCTTCGGCATTGGCTCGTACCGGCTGGCGCTGCACGCACTGGCGGACGAAGTCGCGCTCTGA
- the aroB gene encoding 3-dehydroquinate synthase, whose amino-acid sequence MTDQVTRIQVGASAGHEAYDVLVGRQLLGELGTLIGTKAQRVAVIHPEALASTGEALRDDLAEQGYEAVAIQVPNAEEAKTVEVAAYCWKALGQSGFTRTDVIVGVGGGATTDLAGFVAATWLRGVRWIAVPTTVLAMVDAAVGGKTGINTAEGKNLVGSFHPPAGVLCDLAALDSLPVNDYVSGLAEIIKAGFISDPVILDLIEEDPAAARTPDGPHTAELIVRSIQVKADVVSSDLKESGLREILNYGHTLAHAIEKNERYKWRHGAAVSVGMVFAAELGRLAGRLDDATADRHREILAAVGLPLTYRGDQWPKLLQTMQVDKKSRGNLLRFIVLDGLGKPTVLEGPDPAHLIAAYGEVSA is encoded by the coding sequence ATGACAGACCAGGTGACGCGGATCCAGGTCGGCGCCAGCGCCGGACACGAAGCGTACGACGTGCTGGTCGGCCGGCAGCTGCTCGGCGAGCTCGGCACACTGATCGGTACGAAGGCCCAGCGGGTCGCCGTGATCCACCCCGAGGCGCTGGCCTCGACCGGCGAGGCGCTGCGCGACGACCTGGCCGAGCAGGGCTACGAGGCGGTCGCCATCCAGGTGCCGAACGCCGAGGAGGCCAAGACGGTCGAGGTCGCCGCGTACTGCTGGAAGGCCCTCGGCCAGTCCGGCTTCACCCGCACCGACGTGATCGTCGGCGTCGGCGGCGGCGCCACCACCGACCTCGCGGGCTTCGTCGCGGCCACCTGGCTGCGCGGGGTGCGCTGGATCGCCGTACCGACCACCGTCCTGGCGATGGTCGACGCGGCCGTCGGCGGCAAGACCGGCATCAACACCGCCGAGGGCAAGAACCTGGTCGGCTCCTTCCACCCGCCGGCCGGCGTCCTGTGCGACCTGGCCGCGCTGGACTCGCTGCCCGTCAACGACTATGTCAGCGGCCTCGCCGAGATCATCAAGGCCGGGTTCATCTCCGACCCGGTGATCCTCGACCTCATCGAGGAGGACCCGGCGGCGGCCCGCACGCCCGACGGCCCGCACACCGCGGAACTCATCGTGCGCTCGATCCAGGTCAAGGCGGACGTCGTCTCCAGCGACCTGAAGGAATCGGGCCTGCGGGAGATCCTCAACTACGGGCACACCCTCGCGCACGCCATCGAGAAGAACGAGCGCTACAAGTGGCGGCACGGCGCCGCCGTGTCGGTCGGCATGGTCTTCGCGGCCGAGCTCGGCCGGCTCGCGGGCCGCCTCGACGACGCGACGGCCGACCGGCACCGGGAGATCCTGGCCGCCGTCGGGCTGCCGCTGACCTACCGCGGCGACCAGTGGCCCAAGCTGCTGCAGACCATGCAGGTCGACAAGAAGTCCCGCGGCAACCTGCTGCGCTTCATCGTCCTGGACGGCTTGGGCAAGCCCACCGTCCTGGAGGGCCCCGACCCGGCCCACCTGATCGCCGCGTACGGCGAGGTGTCCGCGTGA
- a CDS encoding shikimate kinase, with the protein MTGRPLVVLVGPMGSGKSTVGSLLAERLGVPYRDTDADIVAAQGREISDLFVDEGEPYFRELERQAVAAALAEHTGILALGGGAVLDAGTRELLAGLPVAYLSMDVEEAVRRVGLGAARPLLAVNPRRQWRELMEARRPLYTEVARVVVATDDRTPEEVAQAVLDALELKDV; encoded by the coding sequence GTGACGGGCCGGCCACTGGTCGTCCTCGTCGGGCCCATGGGCTCCGGCAAGTCCACGGTGGGGTCGCTGCTCGCCGAACGGCTCGGCGTCCCCTACCGGGACACCGACGCCGACATCGTCGCGGCCCAGGGCCGCGAGATCTCGGACCTCTTCGTCGACGAGGGCGAGCCGTACTTCCGTGAGCTGGAGCGGCAGGCGGTCGCCGCCGCCCTCGCCGAGCACACCGGAATCCTCGCCCTCGGCGGCGGCGCCGTCCTCGACGCGGGCACCCGGGAGTTGCTGGCCGGCCTGCCCGTCGCCTACCTGTCGATGGACGTCGAGGAAGCCGTCCGGCGCGTCGGCCTGGGCGCAGCGCGCCCGCTGCTCGCCGTCAACCCGCGCCGCCAGTGGCGCGAACTGATGGAAGCCCGCCGCCCCCTGTACACCGAAGTCGCGCGCGTCGTCGTGGCCACCGACGACCGCACCCCCGAAGAGGTCGCCCAGGCGGTCCTCGACGCTCTGGAGTTGAAGGACGTATGA
- the aroC gene encoding chorismate synthase has product MSRLRWLTAGESHGPALVATLEGLPAGVPVTTELVADHLARRRLGYGRGARMKFEQDEITFLGGVRHGLSQGSPVAVMIGNTEWPKWETVMSADPVDPSLLKETGRNAPLTRPRPGHADLAGMQKYGFSEARPILERASARETAARVALGAVARSFLKEAAGIEIVSHVVELASAKAPYGVYPTPADVEKLDADPVRCLDADASKAMVAEIDQAHKDGDTLGGVVEVLAYGVPVGLGSHVHWDRRLDARLAAALMGIQAIKGVEVGDGFELARVPGSQAHDEIVSTPEGIKRTSGRSGGTEGGLTTGELLRVRAAMKPIATVPKALATIDVATGEAAAAHHQRSDVCAVPAAGIVAEAMVALVLADALVEKFGGDSVPETRRNVQSYLDNLQIR; this is encoded by the coding sequence TTGAGCAGGTTGCGTTGGCTGACCGCGGGAGAGTCGCACGGACCGGCACTGGTGGCCACGCTGGAGGGCCTTCCCGCCGGCGTCCCGGTCACCACCGAGCTGGTGGCGGACCACCTGGCCCGGCGCCGGCTCGGCTATGGCCGCGGTGCCCGGATGAAGTTCGAGCAGGACGAGATCACCTTCCTCGGCGGTGTCCGCCACGGGCTCTCGCAGGGTTCCCCGGTCGCAGTGATGATCGGCAACACCGAGTGGCCGAAGTGGGAGACCGTCATGTCGGCCGACCCGGTCGACCCCTCGCTACTCAAGGAAACCGGCCGCAACGCGCCGCTGACCCGCCCCCGCCCCGGCCACGCAGACCTCGCGGGCATGCAGAAGTACGGCTTCTCCGAGGCCCGTCCGATCCTGGAGCGCGCCAGCGCCCGTGAGACGGCGGCCCGTGTCGCCCTCGGCGCCGTCGCCCGGTCCTTCCTCAAGGAGGCCGCCGGCATCGAGATCGTCTCCCACGTTGTGGAGCTCGCCTCGGCCAAGGCCCCCTACGGCGTCTACCCGACCCCCGCCGACGTCGAGAAGCTCGACGCCGACCCGGTGCGCTGCCTCGACGCCGACGCGTCGAAGGCGATGGTCGCGGAGATCGACCAGGCCCACAAGGACGGCGACACCCTCGGCGGCGTCGTCGAGGTCCTCGCCTACGGCGTGCCCGTCGGCCTCGGCTCCCACGTCCACTGGGACCGCCGCCTCGACGCCCGCCTCGCCGCCGCCCTCATGGGCATCCAGGCCATCAAGGGCGTCGAGGTCGGCGACGGCTTCGAGCTGGCCCGCGTGCCCGGCTCGCAGGCGCACGACGAGATCGTCTCCACCCCCGAGGGCATCAAGCGCACCTCCGGCCGCTCCGGCGGCACCGAGGGCGGCCTGACCACCGGCGAGCTGCTGCGCGTACGGGCCGCCATGAAGCCCATCGCGACGGTCCCGAAGGCCCTCGCCACGATCGACGTGGCGACCGGCGAGGCCGCCGCCGCGCACCACCAGCGCTCCGACGTCTGCGCCGTGCCCGCCGCGGGCATCGTCGCCGAGGCCATGGTCGCGCTCGTGCTCGCCGACGCCCTGGTCGAGAAGTTCGGCGGCGACTCGGTCCCCGAGACCCGCCGCAACGTCCAGTCCTACCTCGACAACCTGCAGATCCGGTGA
- a CDS encoding shikimate dehydrogenase, translating into MIRAAVLGSPIEHSLSPVLHRAAYQELGLDDWSYDRFEIDEAALPQFVAGLGPEWAGLSLTMPLKRAIIPLLDGISDTAASVEAVNTVVLTKDGRRLGDNTDIPGIVSALHERGVDEVGSATILGAGATASSALAALARICSGEVTVYVRSKARADEMQEWGERLDVAVRTADWADAADGLGAPLVIATTPARATDWLADHVPAGGAGTLFDVLYDPWPTALAASWSQHDGRLLGGLDLLVHQAVLQVEQMTGRHTAPLAAMRAAGEAALRTRH; encoded by the coding sequence GTGATACGCGCAGCCGTGCTCGGTTCACCGATCGAGCACTCCCTCTCACCGGTGCTGCACCGCGCCGCCTACCAGGAGCTCGGCCTCGACGACTGGTCGTACGACCGTTTCGAGATAGACGAGGCCGCGCTCCCGCAGTTCGTCGCCGGCCTCGGCCCCGAGTGGGCCGGGCTGTCCCTGACGATGCCGCTCAAGCGCGCGATCATCCCGCTGCTCGACGGCATCAGCGACACCGCCGCCTCGGTCGAGGCGGTCAACACGGTCGTCCTGACCAAGGACGGCAGGCGCCTCGGTGACAACACCGACATCCCCGGGATCGTCTCCGCGCTCCACGAGCGCGGTGTCGACGAGGTGGGGAGCGCCACCATCCTCGGTGCCGGTGCCACCGCCTCCTCCGCGCTGGCCGCGCTCGCCCGGATCTGCTCCGGCGAGGTCACGGTGTACGTACGCTCCAAGGCCCGCGCCGACGAGATGCAGGAGTGGGGCGAGCGCCTGGACGTGGCCGTCCGCACGGCCGACTGGGCGGACGCCGCGGACGGGCTCGGTGCACCGCTGGTCATCGCGACCACCCCGGCACGCGCCACGGACTGGCTGGCGGACCACGTACCGGCCGGCGGGGCGGGAACCCTGTTCGACGTGCTGTACGACCCGTGGCCGACCGCCCTCGCGGCGTCCTGGTCGCAGCACGACGGCCGGCTGCTCGGCGGGTTGGACCTCCTCGTCCACCAGGCGGTGCTCCAGGTCGAGCAGATGACCGGCCGCCACACCGCCCCGCTGGCCGCCATGCGGGCCGCGGGCGAGGCCGCGCTGCGCACCCGTCACTGA
- the mltG gene encoding endolytic transglycosylase MltG codes for MPYAGGPQQQYPQEPQYQQDPQYQQYVQQGQYVQQGQYPGQQQGYAPQQPHQAHQQQMHGQPQQPQQPQQPVYDGQGWDTGQTPYAAVPQADPYLGADPYAQQPVGGYPGEAPDLYGTAEAYPPPQPPGRRHLVAEEEPEPEYAEEPAEEASSILPGGEDDSEEPDGGGRRGRSKGKPKGRKGAACLIAAVVIVAVLGGGGYYGYDYIKSKFTTGEDYAGEGEGSVSIDIPKNTGIGEMGRILKAHGVVKSADAFVAAAKANPKGGAIQAGSYVMKEHMSGKAAVDLMVNGAGINALDVIPGWKNAQVYKAIDEKLKLKEGTTKDIAVKEAKNLGLPDWANSNKDIKDPLEGFLYPARYDLSKDATPESMLKQMVTKSNQAYASADLKGQASKLGLANPLQLVTVASLVQAEGKYQHDFDKISRVVYNRLKPGNTETYGLLDFDSTVNYIKGSSTLDVGSVNDLRKIDDPYNTYKIKGLPAGPIGNPGPDALKSAINPATGPWYYFVSVNENETLFAVTNEEHNRNRQRYEEERKKAAGQ; via the coding sequence ATGCCCTACGCAGGTGGCCCCCAGCAGCAGTATCCGCAGGAGCCGCAGTACCAGCAGGACCCGCAGTACCAGCAGTACGTGCAGCAAGGGCAGTACGTGCAGCAGGGGCAGTACCCGGGGCAGCAGCAGGGTTATGCCCCGCAGCAGCCCCACCAGGCGCACCAGCAGCAGATGCACGGGCAGCCCCAGCAGCCCCAGCAGCCCCAGCAGCCGGTTTACGACGGCCAGGGCTGGGACACCGGCCAGACCCCGTACGCCGCCGTCCCGCAGGCCGACCCGTACCTGGGCGCGGACCCGTACGCCCAGCAGCCCGTCGGCGGCTACCCGGGCGAGGCCCCCGACCTCTACGGCACGGCCGAGGCGTACCCGCCGCCGCAGCCCCCGGGCCGCCGCCACCTGGTCGCCGAAGAGGAACCGGAACCGGAATACGCCGAGGAACCGGCCGAGGAGGCCTCCTCGATCCTGCCCGGCGGCGAAGACGATTCCGAGGAGCCGGACGGCGGCGGGCGCCGCGGCCGCTCGAAGGGCAAGCCCAAGGGCCGCAAGGGCGCGGCGTGCCTGATCGCAGCCGTGGTGATCGTGGCCGTCCTCGGCGGTGGCGGCTACTACGGCTACGACTACATCAAGTCCAAGTTCACCACCGGCGAGGACTACGCCGGCGAGGGCGAGGGCTCGGTCTCCATCGACATCCCCAAGAACACCGGCATCGGCGAGATGGGCCGCATCCTCAAGGCGCACGGGGTCGTCAAGAGCGCGGACGCGTTCGTCGCCGCCGCCAAGGCCAACCCCAAGGGCGGCGCGATCCAGGCGGGCTCCTACGTGATGAAGGAGCACATGTCGGGCAAGGCGGCCGTAGACCTCATGGTCAACGGCGCCGGAATCAACGCCCTCGACGTCATTCCCGGCTGGAAGAACGCCCAGGTCTACAAGGCCATCGACGAGAAGCTCAAGCTCAAGGAGGGCACGACCAAGGACATCGCCGTCAAGGAGGCGAAGAACCTCGGTCTGCCCGACTGGGCCAACAGCAACAAGGACATCAAGGACCCGCTGGAAGGATTCCTCTACCCGGCCCGCTACGACCTCAGCAAGGACGCGACCCCCGAGTCGATGCTCAAGCAGATGGTCACCAAGTCCAACCAGGCCTACGCGAGCGCCGACCTCAAGGGGCAGGCGTCGAAGCTGGGCCTGGCGAACCCGCTCCAGCTCGTCACCGTCGCGAGCCTCGTCCAGGCCGAGGGCAAGTACCAGCACGACTTCGACAAGATCTCCCGGGTCGTCTACAACCGGCTCAAGCCGGGCAACACCGAGACCTACGGTCTGCTCGACTTCGACTCCACGGTCAACTACATCAAGGGTTCGAGCACCCTGGACGTCGGTTCAGTCAACGACCTCCGCAAGATCGACGACCCGTACAACACCTACAAGATCAAGGGCCTGCCGGCCGGACCGATCGGCAACCCGGGCCCCGACGCACTCAAGTCGGCGATCAACCCGGCCACCGGCCCGTGGTACTACTTCGTGTCGGTGAACGAGAACGAGACGCTCTTCGCCGTGACGAACGAAGAGCACAACCGGAACCGCCAGCGGTACGAAGAGGAACGGAAGAAGGCAGCAGGGCAGTGA
- the ruvX gene encoding Holliday junction resolvase RuvX, with protein sequence MTLRRGRRLAIDVGDARIGVASCDPDGVLATPVETVPGRDIPFAHRRLRQLVEEYEPLEVVVGLPRSLSGREGPAAAKVRVFATELAKGIKPVTVRLVDERMTTVTAAQGLRASGRNAKKGRSVIDQAAAVVILQNALETERVSGNPPGECVEVVV encoded by the coding sequence ATGACTCTGCGCCGCGGCCGCCGTCTGGCCATCGATGTCGGGGACGCCCGGATCGGGGTCGCCTCCTGCGACCCCGACGGGGTGTTGGCCACACCGGTGGAAACCGTTCCGGGCCGGGACATCCCCTTCGCCCACCGGCGGCTGCGGCAGCTCGTCGAGGAATACGAACCCCTGGAAGTCGTGGTCGGCCTGCCCCGCTCGCTCAGCGGGCGGGAGGGGCCGGCCGCGGCCAAGGTGCGCGTCTTCGCCACGGAACTCGCCAAGGGGATCAAGCCGGTGACGGTCCGTCTGGTGGACGAGCGGATGACCACGGTCACCGCCGCCCAGGGGCTGCGGGCCTCGGGGAGGAACGCGAAGAAGGGCCGTTCGGTGATCGACCAGGCGGCCGCTGTGGTGATCCTTCAGAACGCTCTTGAGACCGAACGGGTATCAGGTAATCCGCCCGGTGAGTGCGTCGAAGTGGTTGTCTGA
- the alaS gene encoding alanine--tRNA ligase: protein MESAEIRRRWLSFFEERGHAVVPSASLIADDPTLLLVNAGMVPFKPYFLGETKPPAPRATSVQKCVRTPDIEEVGKTTRHGTFFQMCGNFSFGDYFKEGAIKYAWELLTSSVADGGYGLEPEKLWITVYLDDDEAETIWRDVIGVPAERIQRLGKKDNFWSMGVPGPCGPCSEINYDRGPEFGVEGGPAVNDERYVEIWNLVFMQYERGAGDGKEDFPILGDLPSKNIDTGLGLERLAMILQGVQNMYETDTLRVVMDKATELTGVRYGAAQNTDVSMRVVADHIRTSVMLIGDGVTPGNEGRGYVLRRIMRRAIRNMRLMGATGPVVQALVDVVIDTMGQQYPELVTDRKRIETVALAEEAAFLKAVKGGTNILDTAVTETKAAGGTVLAGDKAFLLHDTWGFPIDLTLEMAAEQGLSVDEPGFRRLMQEQRDRAKADAKAKKTGHADMSAYREIADNSGGTEFTGYATNQGESTIVGLLVNGVSAPAASEGDDVEVVLDRTPFYAEGGGQLADQGRIKLDSGAVIVVRDVQQPVPGVSVHKGSVQVGEVTVGASAYAAIDVNRRRAIARAHSATHLTHQALRDALGPTAAQAGSENSPGRFRFDFGSPNAVPGTVLTDVEQKINDVLSRELDVTAEIMSIDEAKKQGAIAEFGEKYGERVRVVTIGDFSKELCGGTHVGNTAQLGLVKLLGESSIGSGVRRVEALVGVDAYNFLAKEHTVVSQLQELVKGRPEELPEKIASMLGKLKDAEKEIEKFRAEKVLQAAAGLAANAQDIHGVALVVGTVPDGTGADDLRKLVLDVRGRIQGDRPAVVALFTTANDRPLTVIATNEAARERGLKAGDLVRTAAKTLGGGGGGKPDVAQGGGQNPAAIPEAIAAVERLVVETV from the coding sequence ATGGAGTCGGCTGAAATCCGCCGCCGCTGGCTGAGCTTCTTCGAGGAGCGCGGTCATGCCGTTGTCCCTTCGGCGTCGCTCATCGCGGACGACCCGACTCTGCTGCTGGTCAACGCGGGCATGGTCCCGTTCAAGCCGTACTTCCTCGGCGAGACCAAGCCGCCGGCCCCCCGGGCCACCAGCGTGCAGAAGTGCGTCCGTACGCCGGACATCGAAGAGGTCGGCAAGACCACCCGCCACGGCACGTTCTTCCAGATGTGCGGCAACTTCTCCTTCGGCGACTACTTCAAGGAAGGCGCCATCAAGTACGCCTGGGAGCTGCTCACCAGCTCCGTGGCGGACGGCGGCTACGGCCTGGAGCCGGAGAAGCTCTGGATCACCGTCTACCTCGACGACGACGAGGCCGAGACGATCTGGCGCGACGTGATCGGCGTGCCCGCCGAGCGCATCCAGCGCCTGGGCAAGAAGGACAACTTCTGGTCCATGGGCGTCCCGGGTCCCTGCGGCCCCTGCTCGGAGATCAACTACGACCGCGGCCCCGAGTTCGGCGTCGAGGGCGGCCCCGCCGTCAACGACGAGCGCTACGTGGAGATCTGGAACCTGGTCTTCATGCAGTACGAGCGCGGCGCCGGCGACGGGAAGGAAGACTTCCCGATCCTCGGCGACCTGCCGTCGAAGAACATCGACACCGGTCTCGGCCTCGAACGCCTCGCGATGATCCTGCAGGGCGTGCAGAACATGTACGAGACCGACACCCTGCGCGTGGTCATGGACAAGGCCACCGAGCTCACCGGCGTGCGCTACGGCGCCGCCCAGAACACCGACGTGTCGATGCGCGTGGTCGCCGACCACATCCGCACCTCCGTCATGCTCATCGGCGACGGCGTCACGCCCGGCAACGAGGGTCGCGGCTACGTGCTGCGCCGCATCATGCGCCGCGCCATCCGCAACATGCGCCTCATGGGCGCCACGGGCCCCGTCGTCCAGGCCCTGGTCGACGTCGTGATCGACACGATGGGCCAGCAGTACCCGGAGCTCGTCACCGACCGCAAGCGCATCGAGACCGTCGCGCTCGCCGAAGAGGCCGCCTTCCTCAAGGCCGTCAAGGGCGGCACGAACATCCTCGACACCGCCGTGACCGAGACCAAGGCCGCCGGCGGCACGGTCCTGGCCGGCGACAAGGCGTTCCTGCTCCACGACACCTGGGGCTTCCCGATCGACCTCACCCTGGAGATGGCCGCCGAACAGGGCCTCTCCGTGGACGAGCCCGGCTTCCGCCGCCTCATGCAGGAGCAGCGCGACCGGGCCAAGGCCGACGCCAAGGCCAAGAAGACCGGCCACGCGGACATGTCCGCCTACCGGGAGATCGCCGACAACTCCGGCGGCACCGAGTTCACCGGCTACGCCACCAACCAGGGCGAGTCCACGATCGTCGGCCTGCTGGTCAACGGCGTCTCCGCGCCCGCCGCCTCCGAGGGTGACGACGTCGAGGTCGTCCTCGACCGCACCCCGTTCTACGCAGAGGGCGGCGGCCAGCTCGCCGACCAGGGCCGCATCAAGCTCGACTCGGGCGCCGTCATCGTCGTCCGCGACGTGCAGCAGCCCGTCCCGGGCGTCTCCGTGCACAAGGGCTCCGTCCAGGTCGGCGAGGTGACGGTGGGCGCCTCCGCGTACGCCGCCATCGACGTGAACCGCCGCCGGGCCATCGCCCGCGCCCACTCGGCCACGCACCTGACCCACCAGGCGCTGCGCGACGCCCTCGGCCCGACGGCCGCCCAGGCCGGTTCCGAGAACTCGCCCGGTCGCTTCCGCTTCGACTTCGGCTCGCCGAACGCCGTCCCCGGCACGGTCCTCACCGACGTCGAGCAGAAGATCAACGACGTGCTCTCCCGCGAGCTCGACGTCACCGCCGAGATCATGAGCATCGACGAGGCGAAGAAGCAGGGCGCCATCGCCGAGTTCGGCGAGAAGTACGGCGAGCGCGTGCGCGTCGTGACCATCGGCGACTTCTCCAAGGAGCTGTGCGGCGGTACGCACGTCGGCAACACCGCCCAGCTGGGTCTGGTGAAGTTGCTCGGCGAGTCCTCCATCGGCTCCGGCGTGCGCCGCGTCGAGGCCCTCGTCGGCGTGGACGCGTACAACTTCCTCGCCAAGGAGCACACGGTCGTCTCCCAGCTCCAGGAGCTGGTCAAGGGCCGTCCCGAGGAGCTGCCGGAGAAGATCGCCTCCATGCTCGGCAAGCTGAAGGACGCCGAGAAGGAGATCGAGAAGTTCCGCGCGGAGAAGGTCCTCCAGGCCGCCGCCGGTCTCGCCGCGAACGCCCAGGACATCCACGGCGTCGCCCTCGTCGTCGGCACCGTCCCGGACGGCACCGGCGCCGACGACCTGCGCAAGCTGGTCCTCGACGTCCGCGGCCGCATCCAGGGCGACCGGCCGGCCGTCGTGGCCCTGTTCACCACGGCGAACGACCGCCCGCTGACCGTCATCGCCACCAACGAGGCCGCCCGCGAGCGCGGTCTCAAGGCCGGTGACCTGGTCCGCACCGCCGCCAAGACCCTCGGTGGCGGCGGTGGCGGCAAGCCGGACGTGGCCCAGGGCGGCGGCCAGAACCCGGCCGCCATCCCCGAGGCCATCGCCGCGGTCGAGCGCCTCGTCGTCGAGACGGTCTGA
- a CDS encoding DUF6167 family protein, translated as MFRRAFWFTAGAAAGVWATTKVNRQLKKLTPESLAAQAADKAVEAGHRLKDFALDVKAGMSQREDELNDALGLHQDPDRPDNVTALPGPRRMRAIQNHKTTHPNFSYNRNEDH; from the coding sequence ATGTTCCGCCGAGCCTTCTGGTTCACCGCAGGCGCAGCCGCCGGCGTGTGGGCCACCACCAAGGTCAACCGCCAGCTCAAGAAGCTGACACCGGAGAGCCTCGCCGCCCAGGCCGCCGACAAGGCCGTGGAGGCCGGTCACCGCCTCAAGGACTTCGCCCTCGACGTGAAGGCGGGAATGTCGCAGCGCGAGGACGAGCTGAACGACGCACTGGGATTGCACCAGGATCCCGATCGGCCCGACAACGTCACCGCCCTCCCCGGGCCGCGGCGGATGCGGGCCATCCAGAACCACAAGACCACCCACCCGAATTTTTCGTACAACCGGAATGAGGACCACTGA